A window from Betta splendens chromosome 1, fBetSpl5.4, whole genome shotgun sequence encodes these proteins:
- the pold4 gene encoding DNA polymerase delta subunit 4 isoform X1 produces the protein MFRICFVHQSVTMTTKHRLITDSFKVVKKARKGGKREKRSPPPSPENEAGNDAGKEELELRQFDMDWRFGPCTGISRLQRWERASLHGLNPPEEIRELLQKTHSEPKYNLSLWSEYPL, from the exons ATGTTCAGGATCTGCTTTGTGCATCA aTCGGTCACCATGACAACCAAGCACAGACTAATAACCGATTCATTCAAAGTGGTGAAGAAAGCGAGGAAGGGGGGGAAACGAGAGAAGAGGTCTCCTCCCCCTTCACCAGAGAATG AGGCTGGAAATGACGCAGGGAAAGaagagctggagctcagacagtTTGATATGGACTGGAGATTTGGGCCCTgcacag GTATCAGCAGGCTGCAAAGATGGGAGAGAGCCAGTCTGCACGGCCTGAATCCCCCTGAGGAGAtcagagagctgctgcagaaaacacacagtgagcCCAAGTACAACCTAag ctTATGGAGCGAATATCCTTTATGA
- the pold4 gene encoding DNA polymerase delta subunit 4 isoform X2 has product MTTKHRLITDSFKVVKKARKGGKREKRSPPPSPENEAGNDAGKEELELRQFDMDWRFGPCTGISRLQRWERASLHGLNPPEEIRELLQKTHSEPKYNLSLWSEYPL; this is encoded by the exons ATGACAACCAAGCACAGACTAATAACCGATTCATTCAAAGTGGTGAAGAAAGCGAGGAAGGGGGGGAAACGAGAGAAGAGGTCTCCTCCCCCTTCACCAGAGAATG AGGCTGGAAATGACGCAGGGAAAGaagagctggagctcagacagtTTGATATGGACTGGAGATTTGGGCCCTgcacag GTATCAGCAGGCTGCAAAGATGGGAGAGAGCCAGTCTGCACGGCCTGAATCCCCCTGAGGAGAtcagagagctgctgcagaaaacacacagtgagcCCAAGTACAACCTAag ctTATGGAGCGAATATCCTTTATGA